The Glycine soja cultivar W05 chromosome 3, ASM419377v2, whole genome shotgun sequence genome window below encodes:
- the LOC114406701 gene encoding uncharacterized protein LOC114406701 isoform X2: MDSLIGNWPSYDPHNFSQLRPSDPSSSSKMMPATYHPTHNRTLPAPDQVISTEAKNILMRHIYQHAEQKLNPKRAASDNLLLPEHGCKQPRVSS, from the exons ATGGATTCTCTGATTGGTAATTGGCCATCCTACGATCCTCACAACTTCAGTCAGCTTCGACCTTCCGATCCTTCTAGTTCTTCT AAAATGATGCCGGCCACTTACCATCCTACTCACAACAGGACTCTTCCAGCACCTGATCAAG TGATAAGTACTGAAGCCAAAAATATCCTCATGAGACATATTTATCAGCATGCTGAGCAGAAG TTGAATCCAAAAAGAGCTGCATCTGATAACCTTCTTTTACCAGAGCATGGATGCAAGCAACCTAGGGTTTCCAGCTGA
- the LOC114406701 gene encoding uncharacterized protein LOC114406701 isoform X1, which yields MDSLIGNWPSYDPHNFSQLRPSDPSSSSKMMPATYHPTHNRTLPAPDQVPTVISTEAKNILMRHIYQHAEQKLNPKRAASDNLLLPEHGCKQPRVSS from the exons ATGGATTCTCTGATTGGTAATTGGCCATCCTACGATCCTCACAACTTCAGTCAGCTTCGACCTTCCGATCCTTCTAGTTCTTCT AAAATGATGCCGGCCACTTACCATCCTACTCACAACAGGACTCTTCCAGCACCTGATCAAG TTCCAACAGTGATAAGTACTGAAGCCAAAAATATCCTCATGAGACATATTTATCAGCATGCTGAGCAGAAG TTGAATCCAAAAAGAGCTGCATCTGATAACCTTCTTTTACCAGAGCATGGATGCAAGCAACCTAGGGTTTCCAGCTGA
- the LOC114406702 gene encoding beta-1,2-xylosyltransferase XYXT1: protein MVHYHRSHQPRKANNTDSIIKDEESQNNITLDCSSSAYYKRTRPKLLSFLFLITFLSCCYVFAPLFLGPSFPLSLLYSPATENDLKQDGVGANDSPCSSVSTGTICCDRSGYRSDVCVMKGDIRTHSASSSVFLYNSRSNNNVSRNFEEELQHEKIKPYTRKWETSVMDTIDELNLISKKVNSGSVGGCDVQHDVPAVFFSNGGYTGNVYHEFNDGIVPLYITSQHFKKKVVFVILEYHNWWIMKYGDILSRLSDFPPINFQGDNRTHCFTEAIVGLRIHDELTVDSSLMRGNKSIADFRNLLDKAYWPRIKGLIRDEERKAQEKLREQVSSSESSEASQQQYITIRQQVQENPMKKPKLVILSRSGSRAITNENLLVKMAKEIGFLVQVLKPDRTTEMAKIYRTLNASDVMIGVHGAAMTHFLFLRPGSVFIQVVPLGTTWAAETYYGEPARKLGLKYIGYQILPRESTLYEKYDKNDPILRDPTSINKKGWEYTKKIYLDSQNVMLDLRRFRKRLHRAYEYTLSKSKLSLQHQPM from the exons ATGGTCCACTATCACCGCTCCCATCAACCCAGAAAGGCCAACAACACAGACTCCATCATCAAAGACGAAGAGTCACAGAACAACATCACGTTGGATTGTTCATCCTCTGCTTACTACAAGAGAACAAGGCCCAAGTTGTTGTCTTTTCTCTTCCTCATCACCTTCCTCTCTTGCTGCTATGTTTTTGCTCCTCTTTTCCTTGGCCCTTCTTTCCCTCTATCTCTCTTGT ACTCTCCCGCAACTGAAAATGATTTGAAACAAGATGGGGTTGGTGCTAATGATTCTCCATGCTCTTCTGTTTCTACTG GAACTATATGTTGTGATAGAAGTGGTTATCGTTCTGATGTCTGTGTGATGAAAGGTGATATAAGAACACACTCTGCTTCCTCTTCGGTCTTCCTCTACAATTCAAGGAGCAACAACAATGTTTCGAGAAATTTTGAAGAAGAACTCCAACATGAAAAGATCAAGCCGTATACTAGAAAATGGGAGACAAGTGTTATGGACACCATTGATGAATTAAACCTCATCTCGAAGAAAGTGAATTCAGGTAGTGTTGGAGGTTGTGATGTCCAACATGATGTTCCAGCAGTGTTCTTCTCAAATGGGGGCTACACTGGCAATGTTTATCACGAATTCAATGATGGAATCGTACCCTTATACATTACTTCTCAGCATTTCAAGAAGAAGGTTGTGTTTGTGATTCTTGAGTATCATAATTGGTGGATCATGAAGTATGGAGATATCCTTTCTCGCCTATCGGATTTTCCGCCAATCAATTTTCAAGGAGACAATAGAACTCATTGCTTCACAGAAGCAATAGTTGGTCTCAGAATCCATGATGAGCTAACTGTGGATTCTTCATTGATGAGGGGTAACAAGAGCATTGCTGATTTTAGAAACCTTTTGGATAAAGCTTATTGGCCAAGGATCAAGGGGCTGATTCGAGACGAAGAAAGGAAAGCACAAGAGAAATTGAGAGAACAAGTCTCTTCATCTGAATCATCAGAAGCCTCACAACAACAGTATATAACTATTAGGCAACAAGTGCAAGAAAATCCAATGAAGAAGCCTAAGTTGGTTATTCTTTCTAGAAGTGGTTCAAGAGCTATAACTAATGAGAATTTGCTTGTGAAGATGGCAAAGGAAATTGGGTTTTTGGTGCAAGTTTTGAAGCCCGACAGAACAACAGAAATGGCAAAGATTTATAGGACTCTCAATGCAAGTGATGTCATGATTGGTGTTCATGGAGCAGCTATGACACATTTTCTGTTCCTGAGACCTGGTTCTGTGTTTATTCAAGTGGTTCCTCTTGGTACCACATGGGCTGCAGAAACTTATTATGGGGAACCAGCAAGGAAGCTTGGATTGAAATACATTGGCTATCAAATTTTGCCTAGAGAGAGCACTTTGTATgagaaatatgataaaaatgatCCTATTCTGAGAGACCCTACAAGCATTAACAAGAAGGGGTGGGAATACACAAAGAAGATCTATCTTGACAGCCAAAATGTCATGTTAGACCTCAGAAGATTCAGAAAAAGGTTGCATCGAGCGTATGAGTATACACTCTCCAAATCAAAACTGAGTCTCCAACATCAACCAATGTGA
- the LOC114406703 gene encoding kinesin-like protein KIN-14L isoform X2 produces MEDGSRNRTHFNMASRKAEESAWRRYEATQWLESQVGPLGIPNQPTETELISCLRNGLILCNAINKIHPGAVPKVVVVDNQVPSQSLAWDSQPLPAYQYFENVRNFLFVMEELKLPAFEVSDLERDNLEMGSAAKLVDCILALKSFQELKQMNKQNGYNKHIKSPLPMRMHSRAAAFSFDASRHLDLSATLVKMPPAENNFPKREEIVELLAKQLVDLMFDAKENIDGNIIASLHKEHLVADPIKVFNQIMACCNGEQPPTNFNELPLLLRDSVKEKGNLPPHSISTPTQSDALSAPDSSKHGEACLRKCKCNQVHLLDMQEKELLDLKALKLKIKKEFQEIQSQFQGFFHDIGSQIQEMSTKALGYHKVVEENRKLYNMVQDLKGNIRVYCRIRPSFRAESKNVVDFIGEDGSLFILDPTKTLKDGRKLFQFNQVFGPIAGQDDVYKDTQPLIRSVMDGYNVCIFAYGQTGSGKTYTMSGPSGGGTSKDMGINYLALNDLFQMSNERKDIISYDIYVQMVEIYNEQVRDLLAEDKTDNKLEIRSCNDDGLSLPDAILHSVKSPTDVMTLMKLGEVNRAVSSTAMNNRSSRSHSVLTVHVNGKDTSGSSIRSCLHLVDLAGSERVDKSEVTGERLKEAQFINKSLSCLGDVITALAQKNSHIPYRNSKLTLLLQDSLGGHAKTLMFAHVSPESDSFGETMSTLKFAQRVSTVELGAARMNKESSEVMHLKEQVENLKIALAAKEAQRVTFQRIKEPHTPSEKSTLVSEKTPLRPRRLSIENCSAVKTDKPVNREDRGGVKSPLLLPRLRRLSLEGSKTIKRDSLLPKVSDNAVSKALQYERVSQQKYHPMQDPESVSKLNGHFSSGNSRSELHARTPQSPTSISYQTRLIKVNGGMQVHPLKLPKTPEPPVVDGGDAHGTKVMGSTNGKGSQIRRSLRTIGKLINGPDKRSQQNMVEVKSPVKGTGYTNHLVKSPISAVEKTKRRQSLTGIQPPLPNNSRRTSLGGKPVVAYDKDRNARTPPPSQSDSKTVKRWL; encoded by the exons atggAGGATGGTTCAAGAAATAGGACTCATTTCAACATGGCTTCAAGAAAAGCTGAAGAATCTG CTTGGAGACGCTATGAGGCTACTCAGTGGCTAGAAAGCCAAGTGGGTCCTCTTGGTATACCAAACCAGCCTACAGAGACAGAACTCATTTCTTGCTTGAGAAATGGTTTGATTCTTTGCAATGCCATTAACAAGATTCATCCAGGAGCAGTGCCTAAG GTTGTCGTTGTGGATAATCAAGTGCCTTCACAATCACTTGCCTGGGATTCTCAGCCTTTGCCTGCCTATCAGTATTTTGAAAATGTACGCAATTTTCTGTTTGTCATGGAAGAATTAAAGCTTCCGGCTTTTGAAGTTTCTGATCTTGAAAGG GATAATCTAGAGATGGGATCGGCAGCAAAACTCGTTGATTGCATTTTGGCACTTAAATCATTTCAAGAGTTGAAGCAGATGAACAAACAGAATGGATACAACAAACACATAAAATCTCCTTTGCCTATGAGAATGCATTCAAGAGCAGCTGCATTCTCCTTTGATGCTTCTAGGCACTTGGATTTGTCTGCCACATTGGTAAAAATGCCTCCCGCTGAGAATAATTTTCCGAAAAGAGAAG AGATTGTGGAATTACTTGCCAAGCAACTGGTTGACCTTATGTTTGATGCCAAAGAAAATATCGATGGAAACATCATTGCTTCTCTCCATAAAGAACACCTGGTAGCG GATCCAATAAAGGTATTTAATCAGATAATGGCATGTTGTAATGGGGAACAGCCACCTACAAATTTCAACGAG TTGCCATTGCTTCTAAGGGATTCTGTAAAAGAAAAGGGTAACTTACCACCTCATTCCATTTCAACACCTACGCAATCAGATGCTTTATCTGCTCCTGACAGTTCTAAG CATGGCGAAGCTTGCCTCAGAAAGTGCAAGTGCAATCAGGTGCATCTTTTAGACATGCAGGAAAAAGAACTTCTG GATCTCAAGGCTTTGAAGTTGAAAATTAAGAAAGAGTTTCAAGAGATACAGTCACAGTTTCAAGGTTTTTTTCATGATATTG GGAGTCAAATACAGGAGATGTCAACTAAAGCTCTTGGATATCACAAAGTAGTAGAAGAGAATAGGAAACTATACAACATGGTCCAAGATTTGAAAG GTAATATTCGAGTTTACTGCAGAATCAGGCCCTCATTCCGGGCTGAATCCAAGAATGTTGTTGATTTCATTGGGGAAGATGGTTCTCTATTCATTTTAGATCCAACAAAAACACTAAAAGATGGAAGGAAACTTTTTCAGTTTAATCAGGTTTTTGGTCCAATAGCTGGCCAAG ATGATGTTTATAAGGATACTCAACCATTAATTAGATCTGTGATGGATGGGTACAATGTTTGTATTTTTGCTTATGGTCAAACTGGATCGGGGAAGACTTACACCATG AGTGGTCCTTCAGGTGGAGGGACATCAAAGGATATGGGAATCAATTATCTGGCACTTAATGATCTGTTTCAAATGTCTAATGAAAGGAAGGACATCATAAGCTATGACATTTATGTTCAAATGGTTGAGATTTACAATGAACAAGTTAGAGACCTACTTGCAGAGGACAAAACAGACAACAA ATTAGAAATTCGGAGCTGCAATGATGACGGGTTGAGCCTTCCTGACGCCATATTGCATTCAGTGAAGTCTCCAACTGATGTTATGACCCTCATGAAACTTGGTGAGGTTAATCGTGCCGTCAGTTCGACTGCAATGAACAATAGGAGTAGTCGTTCCCACAG TGTGCTTACTGTGCATGTTAATGGCAAAGATACATCTGGGAGCTCCATTCGCAGCTGCTTGCACTTAGTAGACCTTGCTGGAAGTGAACGGGTAGACAAGTCCGAGGTTACAGGGGAAAGACTAAAGGAAGCACAGTTTATTAACAAGTCTCTTTCCTGTTTGGGAGATGTGATCACAGCCCTGGctcaaaagaattctcacatCCCTTATAGGAACAGCAAACTCACACTTCTTTTGCAGGACTCCTTAG GTGGGCATGCTAAAACATTGATGTTTGCTCATGTGAGTCCGGAATCAGATTCATTTGGTGAAACAATGAGTACTCTAAAGTTTGCTCAGCGGGTTTCCACTGTGGAACTGGGGGCAGCCCGTATGAACAAAGAAAGCAGCGAGGTTATGCATCTTAAAGAACAG GTTGAGAACCTTAAGATTGCATTGGCAGCCAAGGAAGCTCAGAGGGTAACGTTCCAAAGAATTAAAGAACCACACACTCCATCAGAGAAGTCAACACTGGTGTCTGAGAAAACTCCATTGCGCCCACGAAGACTTAGCATTGAGAACTGCAGCGCTGTAAAGACTGACAAACCCGTGAATCGTGAGGATAGAGGTGGAGTCAAATCACCACTTTTGTTACCTCGCTTGAGAAGATTAAGTTTGGAAGGTTCAAAAACTATCAAGAGAGATAGTCTACTACCAAAAGTATCAGATAATGCTGTAAGCAAAGCTTTACAGTACGAGCGAGTGTCTCAGCAGAAATATCACCCAATGCAAGATCCAGAATCAGTGTCAAAACTAAATGGCCATTTCAGCAGTGGCAATTCCAGGTCAGAGTTGCATGCCAGAACCCCTCAAAGTCCAACAAGCATTTCCTATCAAACGAGATTGATAAAAGTAAATGGTGGGATGCAAGTTCATCCTCTTAAACTGCCCAAAACACCTGAACCACCAGTGGTGGATGGAGGCGATGCACATGGTACTAAGGTGATGGGTAGCACAAATGGAAAAGGATCGCAGATAAGAAGATCCTTGAGAACAATTGGGAAACTGATAAATGGCCCTGATAAGAG GAGCCAACAAAATATGGTTGAAGTCAAGTCACCCGTCAAGGGCACTGGCTATACAAATCATCTTGTAAAATCACCAATTTCAGCTGTTGAGAAGACTAAAAGGAGGCAATCTCTAACGGGGATTCAACCACCACTGCCAAACAACTCCCGTAGAACTTCACTTGGAGGGAAGCCAGTAGTAGCAT ATGACAAGGACAGAAATGCTAGAACTCCTCCTCCTTCCCAATCAGACAGCAAGACTGTGAAACGGTGGCTGTAG
- the LOC114406703 gene encoding kinesin-like protein KIN-14L isoform X1 yields MEDGSRNRTHFNMASRKAEESAWRRYEATQWLESQVGPLGIPNQPTETELISCLRNGLILCNAINKIHPGAVPKVVVVDNQVPSQSLAWDSQPLPAYQYFENVRNFLFVMEELKLPAFEVSDLERDNLEMGSAAKLVDCILALKSFQELKQMNKQNGYNKHIKSPLPMRMHSRAAAFSFDASRHLDLSATLVKMPPAENNFPKREAEIVELLAKQLVDLMFDAKENIDGNIIASLHKEHLVADPIKVFNQIMACCNGEQPPTNFNELPLLLRDSVKEKGNLPPHSISTPTQSDALSAPDSSKHGEACLRKCKCNQVHLLDMQEKELLDLKALKLKIKKEFQEIQSQFQGFFHDIGSQIQEMSTKALGYHKVVEENRKLYNMVQDLKGNIRVYCRIRPSFRAESKNVVDFIGEDGSLFILDPTKTLKDGRKLFQFNQVFGPIAGQDDVYKDTQPLIRSVMDGYNVCIFAYGQTGSGKTYTMSGPSGGGTSKDMGINYLALNDLFQMSNERKDIISYDIYVQMVEIYNEQVRDLLAEDKTDNKLEIRSCNDDGLSLPDAILHSVKSPTDVMTLMKLGEVNRAVSSTAMNNRSSRSHSVLTVHVNGKDTSGSSIRSCLHLVDLAGSERVDKSEVTGERLKEAQFINKSLSCLGDVITALAQKNSHIPYRNSKLTLLLQDSLGGHAKTLMFAHVSPESDSFGETMSTLKFAQRVSTVELGAARMNKESSEVMHLKEQVENLKIALAAKEAQRVTFQRIKEPHTPSEKSTLVSEKTPLRPRRLSIENCSAVKTDKPVNREDRGGVKSPLLLPRLRRLSLEGSKTIKRDSLLPKVSDNAVSKALQYERVSQQKYHPMQDPESVSKLNGHFSSGNSRSELHARTPQSPTSISYQTRLIKVNGGMQVHPLKLPKTPEPPVVDGGDAHGTKVMGSTNGKGSQIRRSLRTIGKLINGPDKRSQQNMVEVKSPVKGTGYTNHLVKSPISAVEKTKRRQSLTGIQPPLPNNSRRTSLGGKPVVAYDKDRNARTPPPSQSDSKTVKRWL; encoded by the exons atggAGGATGGTTCAAGAAATAGGACTCATTTCAACATGGCTTCAAGAAAAGCTGAAGAATCTG CTTGGAGACGCTATGAGGCTACTCAGTGGCTAGAAAGCCAAGTGGGTCCTCTTGGTATACCAAACCAGCCTACAGAGACAGAACTCATTTCTTGCTTGAGAAATGGTTTGATTCTTTGCAATGCCATTAACAAGATTCATCCAGGAGCAGTGCCTAAG GTTGTCGTTGTGGATAATCAAGTGCCTTCACAATCACTTGCCTGGGATTCTCAGCCTTTGCCTGCCTATCAGTATTTTGAAAATGTACGCAATTTTCTGTTTGTCATGGAAGAATTAAAGCTTCCGGCTTTTGAAGTTTCTGATCTTGAAAGG GATAATCTAGAGATGGGATCGGCAGCAAAACTCGTTGATTGCATTTTGGCACTTAAATCATTTCAAGAGTTGAAGCAGATGAACAAACAGAATGGATACAACAAACACATAAAATCTCCTTTGCCTATGAGAATGCATTCAAGAGCAGCTGCATTCTCCTTTGATGCTTCTAGGCACTTGGATTTGTCTGCCACATTGGTAAAAATGCCTCCCGCTGAGAATAATTTTCCGAAAAGAGAAG CAGAGATTGTGGAATTACTTGCCAAGCAACTGGTTGACCTTATGTTTGATGCCAAAGAAAATATCGATGGAAACATCATTGCTTCTCTCCATAAAGAACACCTGGTAGCG GATCCAATAAAGGTATTTAATCAGATAATGGCATGTTGTAATGGGGAACAGCCACCTACAAATTTCAACGAG TTGCCATTGCTTCTAAGGGATTCTGTAAAAGAAAAGGGTAACTTACCACCTCATTCCATTTCAACACCTACGCAATCAGATGCTTTATCTGCTCCTGACAGTTCTAAG CATGGCGAAGCTTGCCTCAGAAAGTGCAAGTGCAATCAGGTGCATCTTTTAGACATGCAGGAAAAAGAACTTCTG GATCTCAAGGCTTTGAAGTTGAAAATTAAGAAAGAGTTTCAAGAGATACAGTCACAGTTTCAAGGTTTTTTTCATGATATTG GGAGTCAAATACAGGAGATGTCAACTAAAGCTCTTGGATATCACAAAGTAGTAGAAGAGAATAGGAAACTATACAACATGGTCCAAGATTTGAAAG GTAATATTCGAGTTTACTGCAGAATCAGGCCCTCATTCCGGGCTGAATCCAAGAATGTTGTTGATTTCATTGGGGAAGATGGTTCTCTATTCATTTTAGATCCAACAAAAACACTAAAAGATGGAAGGAAACTTTTTCAGTTTAATCAGGTTTTTGGTCCAATAGCTGGCCAAG ATGATGTTTATAAGGATACTCAACCATTAATTAGATCTGTGATGGATGGGTACAATGTTTGTATTTTTGCTTATGGTCAAACTGGATCGGGGAAGACTTACACCATG AGTGGTCCTTCAGGTGGAGGGACATCAAAGGATATGGGAATCAATTATCTGGCACTTAATGATCTGTTTCAAATGTCTAATGAAAGGAAGGACATCATAAGCTATGACATTTATGTTCAAATGGTTGAGATTTACAATGAACAAGTTAGAGACCTACTTGCAGAGGACAAAACAGACAACAA ATTAGAAATTCGGAGCTGCAATGATGACGGGTTGAGCCTTCCTGACGCCATATTGCATTCAGTGAAGTCTCCAACTGATGTTATGACCCTCATGAAACTTGGTGAGGTTAATCGTGCCGTCAGTTCGACTGCAATGAACAATAGGAGTAGTCGTTCCCACAG TGTGCTTACTGTGCATGTTAATGGCAAAGATACATCTGGGAGCTCCATTCGCAGCTGCTTGCACTTAGTAGACCTTGCTGGAAGTGAACGGGTAGACAAGTCCGAGGTTACAGGGGAAAGACTAAAGGAAGCACAGTTTATTAACAAGTCTCTTTCCTGTTTGGGAGATGTGATCACAGCCCTGGctcaaaagaattctcacatCCCTTATAGGAACAGCAAACTCACACTTCTTTTGCAGGACTCCTTAG GTGGGCATGCTAAAACATTGATGTTTGCTCATGTGAGTCCGGAATCAGATTCATTTGGTGAAACAATGAGTACTCTAAAGTTTGCTCAGCGGGTTTCCACTGTGGAACTGGGGGCAGCCCGTATGAACAAAGAAAGCAGCGAGGTTATGCATCTTAAAGAACAG GTTGAGAACCTTAAGATTGCATTGGCAGCCAAGGAAGCTCAGAGGGTAACGTTCCAAAGAATTAAAGAACCACACACTCCATCAGAGAAGTCAACACTGGTGTCTGAGAAAACTCCATTGCGCCCACGAAGACTTAGCATTGAGAACTGCAGCGCTGTAAAGACTGACAAACCCGTGAATCGTGAGGATAGAGGTGGAGTCAAATCACCACTTTTGTTACCTCGCTTGAGAAGATTAAGTTTGGAAGGTTCAAAAACTATCAAGAGAGATAGTCTACTACCAAAAGTATCAGATAATGCTGTAAGCAAAGCTTTACAGTACGAGCGAGTGTCTCAGCAGAAATATCACCCAATGCAAGATCCAGAATCAGTGTCAAAACTAAATGGCCATTTCAGCAGTGGCAATTCCAGGTCAGAGTTGCATGCCAGAACCCCTCAAAGTCCAACAAGCATTTCCTATCAAACGAGATTGATAAAAGTAAATGGTGGGATGCAAGTTCATCCTCTTAAACTGCCCAAAACACCTGAACCACCAGTGGTGGATGGAGGCGATGCACATGGTACTAAGGTGATGGGTAGCACAAATGGAAAAGGATCGCAGATAAGAAGATCCTTGAGAACAATTGGGAAACTGATAAATGGCCCTGATAAGAG GAGCCAACAAAATATGGTTGAAGTCAAGTCACCCGTCAAGGGCACTGGCTATACAAATCATCTTGTAAAATCACCAATTTCAGCTGTTGAGAAGACTAAAAGGAGGCAATCTCTAACGGGGATTCAACCACCACTGCCAAACAACTCCCGTAGAACTTCACTTGGAGGGAAGCCAGTAGTAGCAT ATGACAAGGACAGAAATGCTAGAACTCCTCCTCCTTCCCAATCAGACAGCAAGACTGTGAAACGGTGGCTGTAG
- the LOC114406704 gene encoding short integuments 2, mitochondrial-like yields MSGLKELLKKGLGLGDMAFNAGGGAITWFPGHMAAATRAIRHRLKLADLVIEVRDARIPLSSANADLQPHLSAKRRVVALNKKDLANPNIMHKWTHYFETCNQNCVAINAHSKSSVKKLLEVVEFKLKEVICKEPTLLVMVVGVPNVGKSALINSIHQIAKSRFPVQEKMKRAAVGPLPGVTQDIAGFKIAHKPSIYVLDTPGVLVPSISDIETGLKLALAGSVKDSVVGEERIVQYLLAVLNTRGTPLHWKHLNNRRIDGIEYEAEENHEYSLKNLKPKRRNLPNRSDLVYVEDLVMQVQRALYSSLSEFNGNVEDESDLESLIDLQFSALQKALKIPHKASEARLMVSKKFLTLFRTGKLGPFILDDVPDVKPVS; encoded by the exons atgtCAGGGCTGAAGGAATTGCTGAAGAAAGGGTTAGGTTTAGGCGACATGGCGTTCAACGCCGGCGGCGGAGCCATAACCTGGTTCCCCGGCCACATGGCCGCCGCTACACGTGCCATCCGCCACCGCCTCAAACTCGCTGACCTCGTCATCGAAGTTCGCGACGCTCGCATTCCCCTCTCCTCCGCCAACGCCGACCTCCAGCCACACCTCTCCGCTAAACGACGCGTCGTCGCACTCAATAAAAAAGACCTCGCCAACCCTAACATCATGCAT aAATGGACGCATTATTTTGAGACGTGTAATCAGAATTGCGTTGCGATCAACGCGCACAGCAAGAGTTCCGTGAAGAAGCTTCTGGAGGTGGTGGAGTTCAAGTTGAAGGAAGTGATTTGCAAGGAGCCGACGCTGCTTGTGATGGTGGTTGGTGTTCCCAACGTTGGCAAGTCTGCGCTGATTAACTCTATTCATCAAATTGCCAAGTCTCGCTTTCCTG TGCAGGAGAAGATGAAGCGCGCTGCTGTGGGTCCGCTACCTGGTGTTACTCAAGACATTGCTGGATTCAAG ATAGCACATAAACCAAGCATATATGTCCTAGATACCCCAGGGGTTCTGGTTCCAAGTATCTCAGACATAGAGACAGGGTTAAAACTGGCTCTGGCAG GGTCTGTCAAAGATTCAGTAGTGGGTGAGGAGCGTATTGTTCAATACTTATTGGCAGTTTTGAATACCCGGGGGACTCCACTTCACTGGAAGCACCTAAATAATAGGAGAATAGATGGAATTGAATATGAAGCTGAGGAAAATCATGAATATAGTCTGAAAAATCTTAAGCCAAAGAGAAGAAATCTGCCAAATAGATCTGATTTGGTCTATGTTGAG GATCTTGTAATGCAAGTTCAGCGTGCACTCTATTCAAGTCTATCAGAATTCAATGGGAACGTAGAAGATGAGAGTGACCTGGAGAGCCTTATTGACCTGCAATTTAGTGCACTACAGAAGGCATTGAAGATACCTCACAAGGCTTCAGAAGCGCGGTTAATGGTATCCAAGAAGTTCCTTACTCTATTCAGGACCGGTAAGCTTGGACCTTTCATTCTAGATGATGTCCCGGATGTCAAGCCTGTGTCATAA